One genomic window of Molothrus aeneus isolate 106 chromosome 22, BPBGC_Maene_1.0, whole genome shotgun sequence includes the following:
- the LOC136565732 gene encoding transmembrane protein 45B-like: MANFKGHALPGSFFLLFGLWWSVKYPLQYLSQKVNKKSHRAYCFQRVDAIEGGIKIFFSLTGMLAEQFVPDGPHLYLYSGEKHDWVKLMNWQHTTMYLFYGLSGVVDVFTFISQVVPQGLDRLMLAMAVFVEGCLFYYHILHRPMLDQHIHSLLLITIFAGAGSILLEVFLRDNIVLEMFRAHITIVQGTWFWQIGVVLFQPWGGPVWDENDHSNIMFLTMCFFWHWAAAVAILAVNYSLTYCCLQRLRRGSGEPYISLGVRQHKCDSSSQAPFLNGSDEE; the protein is encoded by the exons ATGGCAAATTTTAAGGGTCATGCACTTCCAGGCAGcttcttcctgctctttggACTCTGGTGGTCTGTGAAATACCCACTGCAGTATCTCAGCCAGAAGGtaaataaaaaatcccacagGGCTTACTGTTTCCAGCGTGTGGATGCCATTGAAGGGGGAATCAAAATCTTCTTTTCTCTAACAG GGATGCTGGCGGAGCAGTTTGTCCCCGATGGTCCCCACTTGTACCTGTATAGCGGGGAGAAGCACGACTGGGTGAAGCTGATGAACTGGCAGCACACCACCATGTACCTCTTCTACGGCCTCTCCGGGGTGGTAGATGTCTTCACCTTCATCTCCCAGGTGGTGCCGCAGGGTCTGGATCGCCTTATGTTGGCCATGGCCGTGTTCGTTGAAG GTTGTCTCTTCTATTACCACATCCTTCATCGCCCCATGTTGGATCAGCACATCCACTCCCTGCTGCTCATCACCATCTTTGCTGGGGCTGGAAGCATCCTGCTGGAGGTTTTCCTGCGTGACAACATTGTCCTGGAGATGTTCCGAGCCCACATCACCATTGTCCAGGGAACGTGGTTCTGGCAG ATCGGTGTTGTGCTGTTCCAGCCATGGGGAGGTCCTGTGTGGGAtgagaatgaccacagcaacaTCATGTTCCTCACGATGTGCTTCTTCTGGCactgggcagctgctgtggccatCCTGGCTGTGAACTACAGCCTCACTTACTG ctgtctCCAGAGGCTCCGGAGAGGCAGTGGAGAGCCCTACATCAGCCTGGGGGTCCGGCAGCACAAGtgtgacagcagctcccaggctccCTTCTTGAATGGCTCTGATGAAGAGTGA